Part of the Quercus lobata isolate SW786 chromosome 6, ValleyOak3.0 Primary Assembly, whole genome shotgun sequence genome, ATGCAAAGAGAAGCTTTGGAATCCCATCAAATCATCCCAAGGTGGTTTGGCCTTCTTGCACTTATTCTTTGTGGATGATCTCATGCTTTTTGTGAAGGTAGATCGGAAAAATTGCACTGTTATAAGGGACGTGCTTGACTCCTTTTGTGTTATCTCAAGTCAGAAAATCAACGAAGAAAAATCACGGGTTTATTTCTCTCTTAATGTAAACCAGAATGCTAAAGTGGAGTTATGCGAAGTCTTGGGGTTCAGATCCATGCCCACAATTGGTAAGTACTTGGGTTTTTCTATTAAGCACAAGGGTGTGCCTCAAGACTTTGGATTTATTATTAGCCGCATTCAGAGTAAGTAAGCTAGCTGGAAGGCCAATTTGTTATCCTTTGCGGGCAGAATTGTTTTAACTCAATCAGTGACATCCACCATCCCCAACTACTCTATGCTATGCTTTGCTCTCCCACCAAAAATACTTCATGGAGTGGATAGGTTGAACAGAAACTTTCTGTGGGGGTCCTCTGATAATAAGAAGAAACTCCACCTTATAGGGTGggaaaaaattatgaaagagAAGGGAGAAAGAGGCCTGGGTATTCAAGCTACCAAACCAAAAAATGCTGCCCTGTTGGCCAAGCTTAATTGGAGATTTAATACTGAAAAATCCTCATTGTGGGTAAAAGTTTTGTCCCATAAACACTGTGGTCAGAGAAGAAGCACTAGGAATCTTCTCAACTTTCCCTTTTGCTCTATTATCTGCTTAGTGATTAGAAAAGAAGAAGCCACCTTTGCTAAGGGCTCTAAGTGGGTGGCTGGAAAGGAAAGTGGCCTATCCTTTTGGTTCGACAAGTGGATGGATTAGGGCACTCTTAGAAGCCTTATATATGGGCTGCTGAATAGAGGGGAGGAAAAGGTCAGATTGAAAGATGTCACGGGTTTTTTTGGATGGAATTGGGAGGGGCTTTCATTTGTTTTTCCTAGATCCATTCTGTTAAGTATGAAAGCTACCCCTATTCCTCTCTCCAATCAAAGCGAGGATCGAATATCCCGGTGCCTATCCCCTAGTGGAGAGTTTAATATGAAAGATGCCTATCGTATAGCTGATACTAATGAAAGCAAGTTAGCACCCCGATCCTTCAGTGGAGATTGGGTGTGGAAAATCCTTTCCCTTCCTAAAGTAAAGTGCTTCTTATGGTAGTGTTACCACTAAAGCATCTCGGTTCGTATGCTTCTTGTTGAAAGAGGTATTGATATTTCACTGCTGTGCCTAATGTATAACTCAACTCTTGAATCAATAATCCATGCTTTAAGAGATTTCCCGAAGGCGCAACTTTTCTAGAATTCATTCTCACCTCCTGCCTCATTTGCTACTTTCTATGGCACCCAACTCCTAAACTGGTTGAGAATTAATTGTAAGCCCGTGCAGCTTTGTGAGGCTTTTAAAATAGCTTGGGCCATTATTTTTCCTATTGCCATCTGGTCCCTCTGGCTAAATAGAAACAATGTGGTATTTGGGAAGACAACCAATCAAAAAGACTTAAAAGGCAAAGACTTTTGCTCGAGTTGCCGAGGTTGCATACCTGGGGATAGCTGAGAGACACAGCCAATCCAAGTAAAAAATACAAGTTAGATGGTTACCTCCCCCACCCAATTGGTTTAAGCTTAACATTGAAGGGTCATCCATGGGCAACCCCAGGCTGGCTAGAGAAGGAGGACTGATCCGTAATGAAAATGGTGAGTGGGTGAAAGGGTTTGCAAGAGCAATCAGGATTGCCACTAGTGTACGGAGCTCTGGGCTTTAAGAGATGGAATTTGCCTTTGCAATTCCCTTAAAATTCCAGCAATTGTAATTGAATTAGATGCAAAACTGGTAGTTGACCTTATGGATAAAGAGTTAGGAAATCCAAATGGTATTGATGTTATGGTGGCTGTTTGCAGAAAAGGGCTGAAAGAAATTCCCCAGGTAAGAATTCAGCACTGCTATAGGGAGGCAAATAAGTGCGCCAATGCATTAGCTAGAAGGGGAGCTCTGCTGGCTCAAGACTTCTCCATTTTTATGGAACCCCCATCCAATGTTGCTTTTATTCTTAGTTTAGACTGCGTTGGTACTATGTATAACCGATATGTAACCTCTTTCAGAGGCAGTTTAGTTTTGCAATGAAATATccctttaacaaaaaaaaaaagaaaaaaaaagaaaagacttctGTGGCCAATTTGTGAAGAAGACTTTAAAAACAAATGGCATTAGTCATTGGACATGAGTATAGATAAGCTTTTGACTCCTTTAACCTACCCAAATTCTGGCTTCACTTCATGGCCAAACCTATGCAGTCTTGTACCATACTATCGTGAATGAGTAATGTTAGGGacaatatttttggaaatgatTTACATTATAAATTTGGAcagtgaaacaaaaaatatacgGATGCTTGGCTGTACTTCATTCTCTAGTCTGCCTGCTTTGCTAACCTCTGCATATTTTCACTCGAGTTATATTTGCCTGATGGAGAGCAAAACCCGTCTACTATACATTGTCCCATATATTCCTACCCTTAAAATTTTGCggacacaaaaaatttgatacaTTTATCCAAGCATTCATAACCCTACTCTTGTTGCACTTTTGATCTACAACCAGATAAGTTCATTAATTCTTTTTAGATTGAAGTGAATAACAGGAAGCATACTCCAGGATCACCTTATTCAAACTGTagaatatttgtttattttatatatatgtgtgtgtgtgtgtgtgtgcgtgtgtgtgtgtgtgtgtgtgtgtgataatTAGGTCAACCCCTTCCGCCTTCACCTGTGGCCAAAACCTATTTACCAAAAGAAAGGATTAAAGGAGATGGATGGTATATCTCCATCAATGGGATCAACCAAGCATGTATGCATCATAGTGAGGCATATCAATGTCTAGCTTGATAGTGTATAAACCATTATTAAACAATTGCATTAGAAATGAAGCCATTCAGAATGACTGATCAGTTAATGACAAATAATGGAAAGGGGAATCCTAAGTATTCAATACATTTGGAACTTTGCCTTTGTTTTCTCAAAGACCTGTTCTGCAATGGCAGCTCCATTGCCATCTGCTCTTTTGATCTCCAAGTGAGCCTTCTGATAGAAACCAGTACCTCTTAATGCATCAGcaataaaattatcaaaccCAATAGCAATTGCTGCTTCAGCCTTGGCCCCATAAACCAACCTCTGACACAAAAGCAGCAAAAAAAGTAATGTCATGAGCTACAAAATCTggggaaagaaagagagatgaaTAAAGAACAGGGTAGTTCAACCTTAATTCGTGACAGATGGATAGCACCGAAGCACATGGGGCAAGGCTCGCAAGAAGCATAGATTTCACAGTCCGAAAGCTCAACCTGCTGGAGCTTTTTGCATGCCTGGAAAATAGGCACCATAACATAGCATAAAGATCGTGTACCTTTGACAAGCAAAAATGAGTACAAACACTTCCTCATTTACACTAGAATCTTGATGCAATTGCAAACTCCATCACTCCAATCCcaaataaatgataaataaagaggcaagaaaaagaacaaacacacacataaacactCAATGGGATTATCTATCTTTAGCATATTCATAAGGCTTTCATAGCTTTTGTAAAGAACTACTGGTGAGTCAAATTGGTCATTCTTGTCAAGGCCTTAATAGCTATCTAGCTGTTCCAGAACTGAGGCAGCAAATTCTGATGTCTTATATGCTACTTTTCTAAGTTGTTCGCAAGACCATATTAGCGTTCTTTCATGTGAAGTTATGCACCCAGCGGATCACAACCTCATGCTCCAGCTTGCTTACAAGGGGAGGAGGTGCGACTTGAGCTAGAGATCATTGGTGACAAGATTCATAAAGACTAACTGAATCATGATATCATGGTTTTCATGAAAATGTGACAATAAATTATCCTGTTATTTTCTGTAGCAAATCATTAATTTAGTAAAAGATTTTAGTAAGATTCTTCCTGCTTGCCACTAGAAATACAAGATATACACAAGCAGGATATTGTTCACAACCAGGCAGTCAATATGCCCGATACAATTGGGATCTAAAACCAGGGGCTTAAGAGCTTAAGTCTAGTTGTTGTAAGTGCAAATATATCAAAGTTTACAGAAGGGGCCAGAAATTCCTATTCCAACCGTCAAATTTAATTACTGCAGAAAAATAATTGAACTGTAGTAGGTTGAATTGATCACAGAGGAATAATCAATGTAATCATGAATACTATTGCAGTCACAAGTATGAGGGAGACTTTAATGGGGGTTAATGTTGTCCACAATCTAAGGAGCTTAATGGTTTCCAGTTTCACAAAAAGATGCATTTGATAAATTACCGCTTATCCCAATAGTTTAATTTTAAACTGTTAGGAAAAGGGTACTTTTTAAATGGGCCCAACATGTGAgaatttataactttttaaatggaATGTGGAGTGTAGACAAGTTCAAACTTAGGAGCACATGCTCTGATACTATGATAAATTACCACTTCACCAAAAGTTTATTCTATTAGGAAAGGGTacttaaccattattctaacagcACCCAGATCAGATAAAGTTACAGAAGCTTCCAATCTAAATTACAACAAGCCACGTTTTAATGAGCAGAGCCAATAGCTATTAACAGCATTTTCATATGATAAATATACCCTAAATGAGGACGTTAAAGAAATCTACAGGTTGTAGTCATAATAGTCCAAAAGTGAAGTAGTGCCAACTGAATCAATTTAGACACGTTGACAAATTCAACCATATCACATAATTCTATTTCTAACCATAATATGGAACATATTAGACTTGTGTTATCTGTCAAAATCGTAACTTTTTATTCAATAGATCTCCTTACTAAGAAAACTATTAGGAGGCCACCTCCCTGCTTAGATTTTAACTGTACCACTAATAATTCAGTGATGATCTAACTATGGAAACAAGGTCACATACTAGAAGAAAAGATCAAATGCAATGTAATGAAAGTCTTTCTTTGATAACCTCTCTTATTGCAGTGACTTCAGCATGGGCAGTTGGATCTGTGTTCTTCAAGACCATGTTGTGACAACTCACAACCACTTCATCATTGCGTACAACAACAGCACCAAAAGGGCCTCCATCCCCACATTCTACCCCTCTATACGCTTCTTCAACTGCCTTTGTTAAGAATGCGTGGTCTCTATCCTTCACAGCTGCTCAATATCCAAAACAATTGAaacatcaacaaaaacaacTAGTACTATCTAAGGCCATAATTGTTAGAATGACCCAATAAATTTGGATCGCAAAGAAGAGAATTTGAGTGTATGGAATTATCAAAACCCAAACTTTAGCACAAAatcagagtttttttttttggagaaaaaaatcaGAGTTAAATGCAAGCTATTAGTATTTTCAAAACCCAAACTTTGGCACAAAATCAGAGTTAAATGCAAGCTATTAGTATTATCTCATTCTTACCTTCTTGATGAGCAGCAAATGCAGAAGCCACAGAAACAGTTCCATCATTGGTTTCGACCACTGAGAGATCAGCAAAATAGTCCAACAATTAAAGTAGTGGCATCTtcattttagataaattttcaGTCTTTCAGAGAAAAGAACTtggatccaaaaaaaaaaatacatgctatgtgatcataaatatataaattgtaaataaattaatacaaaacaaCACAATCAAACAAGACATTAGAgtgaaatagaaaagaaaagagggggAAGGGCTGCTCTTTCTACCAGTAGCTTCCTCCATTTTTGTTGTCGTGAGCCCAAAAAAGACAGGATCTTTGAATCTGGGCTGCtatcaaaatcaatcaatctGTCAATCCACGAAAGAATACCAAGAAAGAATCTCTCCGATGCAAATTCAGTTAACTGTTTTCCTCCTATCAGAAAGAAAAGTAGGAGACGGGTGTTAATAAAATGAAAGCAAAACTGGTCCACACATATATTATAGTATTGGAATCTACAAATTCCATGACTGTTTGGTACATGcgtttaaacaacattttttaaatttttttaaaaatacatatgagtaaaaaaatgtatgaaaatacctaatattgtttaaaatgatatactaaaaatatgttttcaattttgttttttgtttttgattttttttttgagaatccgaATCTATAAATTCTAAGATGCttgaaaaagtttataaaactatataaataAGGTCCGGACCGGACCATTTTAAGAatctttttatagaaaattaaaaaaattgttaaattaattagttacttttttatttttccataaaaagtttcataaaatggtttactaatatATGTCTTGAGTGGTGTcacatc contains:
- the LOC115993848 gene encoding guanosine deaminase-like, coding for MEEATVVETNDGTVSVASAFAAHQEAVKDRDHAFLTKAVEEAYRGVECGDGGPFGAVVVRNDEVVVSCHNMVLKNTDPTAHAEVTAIREACKKLQQVELSDCEIYASCEPCPMCFGAIHLSRIKRLVYGAKAEAAIAIGFDNFIADALRGTGFYQKAHLEIKRADGNGAAIAEQVFEKTKAKFQMY